TGAAGGTCGGACGGACCGTCAACAACCTGGTCGACCAGCTGTCGACGTTCACCGACGAGGTCACGCGCGTGGCCAGCGAGGTCGGTACCCAGGGCAAGCTGGGCGGGCAGGCCCGGGTGCGCGGTATGTCCGGTTCGTGGAAGGATCTCACCGAGTCCGTCAACACGATGGCGTACCGGCTGACGGCTCAGGTGCGGGACATCGCGCTCGTGACAACGGCGGTCGCCAAGGGTGACTTGTCCCGGAAGGTCACGGTTCATGTCGAAGGCGAGATGCTGGAGCTGAAGAACACCGTCAACACGATGGTGGACCAGCTGTCGTCGTTCTCCTCCGAGGTGACCCGGGTGGCCCGCGAGGTCGGGGTCGAGGGCGAGCTGGGCGGTCAGGCGCAGGTGCCCGGTGTGGCCGGTGTGTGGAAGGACCTCACCGATTCGGTGAATCTCATGGCCGGCAATCTGACGGCCCAGGTGCGCGGGATCTCGCAGGTGACGACCGCGGTCGCCAGCGGCGATCTGTCGCAGAAGGTGACGGTGTCGGCGCGCGGCGAGGTCGCGCAGCTCGCCGACACGATCAACCAGATGACCGAGACGCTGCGGACCTTCGCCGACGAGGTCACGCGCGTGGCCAACGAGGTCGGTGCCGAGGGACGGCTCGGCGGGCAGGCGAACGTGCCGGGAGCGGCGGGGACATGGAAGGACCTGACGGATTCCGTCAACACGGTCTTCCGGAACCTCACCATCCAGGTGCGGGACATCGCCCAGGTGACGACGGCCGTGGCCAGCGGTGACCTGTCGCAGAAGGTCACCGTCGACGTGGCCGGCGAGATGCTGGAGCTGAAGAACACCGTCAACGGGATGGTGGACCAGCTGTCCGCGTTCGGCGCCGAGGTCACCCGCGTGGCCCGGGAGATCGGCGTCGAGGGTGAACTGGGCGGCCAGGCCCAGGTGCCCGGTGCGGCCGGTACGTGGAAGGACCTGACGGACTCCGTCAACACCGCGTTCCGCAACCTCACCGGACAGGTGAGGAACATCGCCCAGGTGACCACGGCCGTGGCCAACGGCGACCTGTCCCAGAAGGTCACCGTGGATGTCTCCGGCGAGATGCTCCAGCTGAAGAACACCGTGAACACGATGGTGGACCAGCTCTCCGCGTTCGGCGCCGAGGTCACGCGCGTGGCCCGGGACGTGGGCACCGAGGGCCGGCTGGGCGGTCAGGCCCGTGTGGACGGCGTCTCCGGCACGTGGAAGGAGCTCACCGACTCCGTCAACTTCATGGCGGGCAACCTCACCTCGCAGGTGCGGCAGATCGCCCAGGTGACGACGGCGGTGGCGCGGGGTGACCTGTCGCAGAAGATCGACGTGGACGCGCGCGGGGAGATCCTGGAGCTGAAGAACACCCTCAACACGATGGTGGACCAGCTCTCCGCGTTTGCCGACCAGGTGACCCGGGTGGCCCGCGAGGTGGGTACGGAGGGCCGGCTGGGCGGTCAGGCACAGGTTCCCGGTGTCGCCGGTGTGTGGCGTGACCTGACCGATTCCGTGAACGGCATGGCGGGCAACCTCACCGCCCAGGTGCGCAACATCGCGCAGGTCGCGACGGCGGTGGCGCGGGGTGACCTGTCGCAGAAGATCGATGTGGACGCGCGCGGGGAGATCCTGGAGCTGAAGAACACCCTCAACACGATGGTGGACCAGCTGTCGAGCTTCGCCGACCAGGTGACGCGGGTGGCGCGCGAGGTGGGCACGGAGGGCATCCTCGGCGGCCAGGCCGAGGTGCAGGGTGTCTCCGGCACCTGGAAGGACCTCACGCAGTCCGTGAACTTCATGGCGAACAACCTGACCATCCAGGTGCGCAACATCGCCGAGGTCACGACCGCGGTCGCCAAGGGAGACCTGTCGAAGAAGATCACCGTCGACGCGAAGGGCGAGATCCTCGAACTCGTCAGCACCGTCAACACGATGGTGGACCAGCTGTCCTCCTTCGCGGAGCAGGTGACGCGGGTGGCGCGCGAGGTGGGTACGGAGGGCATCCTCGGCGGTCAGGCCCACGCGTCGGGCGTCACGGGCATCTGGAAGGACCTCACCGACAACGTCAATTTGATGGCCAACAACCTCACCGTGCAGGTGCGCAACATCTCCCAGGTCGCGTCGGCGGTCGCCAACGGTGACCTGACGCGGACGGTGACGATCGAGGCGCGCGGCGAGGTCGCGCAGCTCGCGGACACCTTCAACACCATGGTGAAGACGCTGAGTTCGTTCGCCGACCAGGTCACCAAGGTGGCCCGCGAGGTGGGCACGGACGGCATCCTCGGCGGTCAGGCGCGCGTGCCGGGTGTGGCCGGTACGTGGAAGGACCTCACCGAGTCCGTGAACCAGATGGCGTCCAACCTGACCGGTCAGGTGCGCAACATCGCCATGGTGACCACGGCGATCGCCAAGGGCGACCTGACCAAGAAGATCGACATTGACGCTCGCGGCGAGATTCTTGAGCTCAAGACGACGATCAACACGATGGTCGACCAGCTGTCGTCCTTCGCCGAGGAGGTCACCCGAGTCGCCCGCGAGGTGGGTACGGAGGGTCAGCTCGGCGGCCAGGCACGCGTGCGGGACGTCGACGGCACCTGGCGCGACCTCACCGAGTCGGTGAACGAGATGGCCGGGAACCTGACCCGGCAGGTGCGCGCCATCGCGCGCGTGGCGACCGCGGTGACCCGTGGCGACCTCAACCTGAAGATCGACGTGGACGCCTCCGGCGAGATCCAGGAACTTCAGGACTACATCAACAAGATGATCGCCAACCTGCGCGACACCACGATCGCCAACAAGGAGCAGGACTGGCTCAAGGGCAACCTGGCCCGTATCTCCGCGCTGATGCAGGGCCGCCGCGACCTCGAGGACGTGGCCTCCCTCATCATGAGCGAGCTGACACCGGTGGTGTCCGCGCAGCACGGCGCGTTCTTCCTGGCGATGCCGCTGGTCGACGGCAAGGACATGAACGCCGAGGGTGAGGACCAGTACGAGCTGCGGATGCTGGGGTCGTACGCCTACTCGATGGGGTCCATGCCGACGTCGTTCCGGCCGGGGGAGGGACTGATCGGGACGGCCGCCATGGAGAAGCGCACGATCCTGGTGGAGAACGCGCCCAGCGGCTATCTGAAGATCTCCTCGGGGCTCGGTGAGGCGCCGCCCGCGCAGGTGATCGTCCTTCCTGTGCTGTTCGAGGGCAAGGTGCTCGGTGTCATCGAGCTCGCCTCCTTCACTCCCTTCACGCAGATCCAGAAGGACTTCCTCAACCAGATCGCCGAGATGATCGCGACCAGCGTCAACACCATCTCCGTCAACACCAAGACCGAGGTGCTGCTGAGGCAGTCGCAGGAGTTGACCGAGCAGCTGAGGGAGCGGTCGGAGGAGTTGGAGAACCGGCAGAAGGCCCTCCAGGCGTCCAACGCCGAACTTGAGGAGAAGGCCGAGCTGCTGGCCCAGCAGAACCGCGACATCGAGGTGAAGAACACCGAGATCGAGGAGGCGCGCCAGGTCCTGGAGGAGCGCGCCGAGCAGCTCGCTGTATCGATGCGCTACAAGAGCGAGTTCCTGGCCAACATGTCGCACGAGCTGCGTACGCCGCTCAACTCGCTGCTGATTCTGGCCAAGTTGCTCGCCGACAACGCGGAGGGGAACCTCTCCCCGAAGCAGGTCGAGTTCGCCGAGACGATCCACGGGGCCGGCTCCGACCTGCTCCAGCTGATCAACGACATCCTCGACCTGTCGAAGGTCGAGGCGGGCAAGATGGACGTCTCCCCGACGCGTATCGCGCTCGTCCAGCTCGTCGACTACGTGGAGGCCACCTTCCGCCCGCTGACCGCGGAGAAGGGCCTGGACCTGTCCGTACGGGTGTCGCCGGAGCTGCCGGCCACCCTGCACACCGACGAGCAGCGGCTGCTTCAGGTGCTGCGCAACCTGCTGTCGAACGCGGTGAAGTTCACCGACTCCGGGGCCGTCGAGCTGGTCATCCGGCCCGCCGGCCGGGAAGTGCCGGCAGGGATCCGGGAGCAGCTGCTGGAGACCGGTTCGCTGCGTGACCCGGATGCCGACCTGATCGCGTTCTCCGTGACCGACACCGGCATCGGTATCGCGGCCAGCAAGATGCGGGTGATCTTCGAGGCGTTCAAGCAGGCGGACGGTACGACGAGCCGCAAATACGGCGGTACGGGCCTCGGGCTGTCGATCTCGCGGGAGATCGCGCAGCTGCTCGGCGGTGAGATCCACGCGCAGAGCGAGCCGGGACGTGGATCCACGTTCACGCTGTATTTGCCGCTGCATCCGAGCGAACTGCCGCCGCAGGGCTATCAGCAGCTGGTGCCACCCGCCCTGGAGGCCGGGGACCTGATGGTGTCCTCGGGTCTGCCCGAGCTGCCCGAGGCGGAGACGCCGGCCGAGGTGAAGTCGTACCAGGAGACGCAGAACGGCGCGGCCGCGCTCTTCCGGCGCCGCCGCAGGCCTGTGGCGGAGATCGAACAGCGCCCCGCGCAGGCGGAGCAGTGGCCGGCCGCGGAGCAGCAGGCGGCGCCGAAGTCGCGCCGGGGCATCCGCTTCGGCGGGGAGAAGGTGCTGATCGTCGACGACGACATCCGCAACGTCTTCGCGCTCACCAGCGTCCTCGAACAGCACGGGCTGTCCGTCCTGTACGCGGAGAACGGCCGCGAGGGCATCGAGGTCCTGGAGCAGCACGACGACGTCGCGGTCGTCCTGATGGACATCATGATGCCCGAGATGGACGGATATGCGACGACCACGGCGATCCGCAGGATGCCGCAGTTCGCCGGGCTGCCGATCATCGCGTTGACCGCGAAGGCGATGAAGGGCGACCGGGAGAAGGCGATCGAGTCGGGCGCCTCCGACTACGTGACCAAGCCGGTCGACCCCGATCACCTGCTGGCGGTGATGGAGCAGTGGATGCGTGGCGAGTGACGGGAACGGTCGGGCTTTGTTCGGGCTTCGTGACCATGTGGCGGGAACCTTCGGGGGGCGCGCGCAGTTGCTGACTGAGGGTGGCCGAGGTCGTGTAGAAGTACGGGAATCAGGGAACCTTCTGGTCTCCCGCCGCGTTTCTGCTACGTGCACAGTGACATCGCGGTGACAGGGTGTGGCGACGGGCGGGGTGCGGCTACGATGACCGGCACAAGGACGGGCGACGCAAGGGAGTCGTCCTCTGGGGCGGCGCCCACCGGCGTCACCCCAAGTCCTGCGGACAGGGGAGGCCCCACGCCGGGGCGAGGAGGGCGGGCCATGGTGCAGAAGGCCAAGATCCTCCTGGTCGATGACCGGCCGGAGAATCTGCTGGCGCTGGAGGCCATCCTCTCTGCGCTCGATCAGACGCTGGTGCGGGCATCGTCCGGGGAGGAAGCGCTCAAAGCACTGCTCACGGACGACTTCGCGGTCATTCTGCTGGACGTCCAGATGCCGGGCATGGACGGTTTCGAAACGGCCGCGCACATCAAGCGGCGAGAACGCACTCGGGACATCCCGATCATCTTCCTCACCGCGATCAACCACGGACCGCATCACACGTTCCGGGGCTACGCGGCGGGCGCGGTGGACTACATCTCCAAGCCCTTCGACCCCTGGGTGCTGCGCGCGAAAGTCTCCGTCTTCGTCGAGCTGTACATGAAGAACTGCCAGCTGCGCGAGCAGGCGGCGCTGCTGCGGCTCCAGTTGGAGGGCGGCGACAAGGCGGCTGCCGGGGAGGCGAAGGAGCCGGCGGGGTTGCTCGCCGAACTGTCGGCGCGGCTCGCGGCGGTCGAGGAGCAGGCCGAGGCGCTGTCCAAGCAGCTGGACGACGAGTCGGCGGACGCGGCGGCGGTGGCCACGGCGGCCCATCTCGAACGCAAACTCACGGGGCTGCGGCGCGCGCTGGACGCTTTGGAGCCGGGCACGGGGAGTTCTTCCTCGGTGCCGTCGCAGAACTGACGTGCGCCGTAGGCGTCGTGGCGCGCGGTCGTGCGTGAGCCCAGGCGGGGTTGCGTGCTTGAGCGTGCGTCAACTCGACGCCTTTCCGGGGGCGACACGAACGGGTGAACCATCGGTCACACGTGTCCGCCGTCGTCTCCACCGGTAACCTCACACCTATGGCCTCACGTCCCTCCGCAGCCAAGAAGCAGCCCGCGAAGAAGGCTGCCTCCGCGAAGGCTCCGGCGAAGAAGGCCGCCGCTGCGAAGAAAGCCCCGGCGAAGAAGGCGCCCGCCAAGAAGGCCGCGGCGAAGAAAGCCGCGCCGCCGAAGCCGGCGCCCAGTCCGACCGGGGGCATCTACCGGCTCGTGCGCGCCGTCTGGCTCGGGGTCGCGCACGCCGTCGGCGCGGTGTTCCGCGGCATAGGGCAGGGCGCGAAGAACCTCGACCCGGCTCACCGCAAGGACGGCGTCGCGCTGCTGCTGCTCGGCCTCGGGCTGATCGTCGCCGCCGGCACCTGGTCGAACCTGCGGGGTCCCGTCGGTGACCTCGTCGAGATCATCGTTACCGGCGCCTTCGGCCGGCTCGACCTGCTCGTGCCGATACTGCTCTCGGTCATCGCCGTGCGCTTCATCCGCCACCCCGAGCAGCCCGAGGCCAACGGCCGCATCGTCATCGGCCTGTCCGCGCTCGTCATCGGCGTGCTCGGCCAGGTCCACATCGCCTGCGGCTCACCCGCCCGCAGCGACGGCATGCAGGCGATAAGGGACGCCGGCGGCCTCATCGGCTGGGGCGCGGCCACACCGCTGAAATACACCATGGGCGAGGTCCTCGCCGTACCGCTGCTCGTCCTGTTGACGATCTTCGGGCTGCTGGTGGTCACGGCCACTCCCGTCAACGCCATCCCGCAGCGGCTGCGGCTGCTCGGCGTGAAGCTCGGCATCGTGCACGACCCTGCCGAGGACGAGCTCGACGAGGACGACGAGCGGTACGACGACCAGTGGCGCGAGGCGCTGCCCGCGCGCCCCCGCAGGCGCGGTCCGGCGCCCGAGGCTTACGACCCCGACAGCGCGGAGCAGGAGGCCCTCACACGGCGTCGTGGGCGCCCCAGGCGCTCCGCGGTGCCACAGCCCGAGCTGAACCGCCCCATGGACGCTGTGGACGTCGCAGCGGCCGCCGCGGCGGCGCTCGACGGTGCCGTCCTGCACGGCATGCCGCCCTCGCCGGTGGTCGCCGACCTCACTCAGGGCGTGAGCGTGGGGGACCGCCAGGAGACGACGCCGACGCCGACGCCCGTTCCGGCACCCGCCGCGCGCCCCAAGCAGGAGAAGCTCGACACGGGAGTCGCGGACCTCACCAAGGCCGCGCCCGAAGTGCCCCGCGAGCTGCCGGCGCGCGCGGAGCAGCTCCAGCTCTCCGGCGACATCACGTACGCGCTGCCTTCCCTGGACCTCCTGGAGCGCGGTGGCCCCGGCAAGACCCGCAGCGCCGCCAACGACGCCATCGTCGCCTCGCTCACCAACGTCTTCACCGAGTTCAAGGTCGACGCCCGCGTCACCGGCTTCACGCGCGGGCCGACGGTCACGCGCTACGAGGTCGAACTCGGCCCCGCCGTGAAGGTCGAGCGGATCACCGCACTGGCCAAGAACATCGCGTACGCCGTCGCCAGCCCGGACGTACGGATCATCAGCCCGATCCCCGGCAAGTCGGCGGTCGGCATCGAGATCCCGAACACCGACCGGGAGATGGTCAACCTCGGTGACGTACTGCGCCTCGCGGCCGCCGCCGAGGACGACCATCCGATGCTGGTCGCGCTCGGCAAGGACGTCGAGGGCGGCTACGTGATGGCGAACATGGCGAAGATGCCGCATGTGCTCGTTGCCGGTGCGACCGGTTCGGG
The nucleotide sequence above comes from Streptomyces sp. NL15-2K. Encoded proteins:
- a CDS encoding HAMP domain-containing protein; its protein translation is MESGAATRGTKTRAKGGQSPSNQRKTRGGTTAVDTAALNRLMVALVAMRDGNFRKRLTVSGDGVMSEIAAVFNEVADRNLHLTGELARVRRMVGREGKLTERLETGPSEGSWAAAIDNSNALVDDLVRPVSEVSRVLSAVAEGDLSPRMELRTQTPEGPGHPLRGEFLKVGRTVNNLVDQLSTFTDEVTRVASEVGTQGKLGGQARVRGMSGSWKDLTESVNTMAYRLTAQVRDIALVTTAVAKGDLSRKVTVHVEGEMLELKNTVNTMVDQLSSFSSEVTRVAREVGVEGELGGQAQVPGVAGVWKDLTDSVNLMAGNLTAQVRGISQVTTAVASGDLSQKVTVSARGEVAQLADTINQMTETLRTFADEVTRVANEVGAEGRLGGQANVPGAAGTWKDLTDSVNTVFRNLTIQVRDIAQVTTAVASGDLSQKVTVDVAGEMLELKNTVNGMVDQLSAFGAEVTRVAREIGVEGELGGQAQVPGAAGTWKDLTDSVNTAFRNLTGQVRNIAQVTTAVANGDLSQKVTVDVSGEMLQLKNTVNTMVDQLSAFGAEVTRVARDVGTEGRLGGQARVDGVSGTWKELTDSVNFMAGNLTSQVRQIAQVTTAVARGDLSQKIDVDARGEILELKNTLNTMVDQLSAFADQVTRVAREVGTEGRLGGQAQVPGVAGVWRDLTDSVNGMAGNLTAQVRNIAQVATAVARGDLSQKIDVDARGEILELKNTLNTMVDQLSSFADQVTRVAREVGTEGILGGQAEVQGVSGTWKDLTQSVNFMANNLTIQVRNIAEVTTAVAKGDLSKKITVDAKGEILELVSTVNTMVDQLSSFAEQVTRVAREVGTEGILGGQAHASGVTGIWKDLTDNVNLMANNLTVQVRNISQVASAVANGDLTRTVTIEARGEVAQLADTFNTMVKTLSSFADQVTKVAREVGTDGILGGQARVPGVAGTWKDLTESVNQMASNLTGQVRNIAMVTTAIAKGDLTKKIDIDARGEILELKTTINTMVDQLSSFAEEVTRVAREVGTEGQLGGQARVRDVDGTWRDLTESVNEMAGNLTRQVRAIARVATAVTRGDLNLKIDVDASGEIQELQDYINKMIANLRDTTIANKEQDWLKGNLARISALMQGRRDLEDVASLIMSELTPVVSAQHGAFFLAMPLVDGKDMNAEGEDQYELRMLGSYAYSMGSMPTSFRPGEGLIGTAAMEKRTILVENAPSGYLKISSGLGEAPPAQVIVLPVLFEGKVLGVIELASFTPFTQIQKDFLNQIAEMIATSVNTISVNTKTEVLLRQSQELTEQLRERSEELENRQKALQASNAELEEKAELLAQQNRDIEVKNTEIEEARQVLEERAEQLAVSMRYKSEFLANMSHELRTPLNSLLILAKLLADNAEGNLSPKQVEFAETIHGAGSDLLQLINDILDLSKVEAGKMDVSPTRIALVQLVDYVEATFRPLTAEKGLDLSVRVSPELPATLHTDEQRLLQVLRNLLSNAVKFTDSGAVELVIRPAGREVPAGIREQLLETGSLRDPDADLIAFSVTDTGIGIAASKMRVIFEAFKQADGTTSRKYGGTGLGLSISREIAQLLGGEIHAQSEPGRGSTFTLYLPLHPSELPPQGYQQLVPPALEAGDLMVSSGLPELPEAETPAEVKSYQETQNGAAALFRRRRRPVAEIEQRPAQAEQWPAAEQQAAPKSRRGIRFGGEKVLIVDDDIRNVFALTSVLEQHGLSVLYAENGREGIEVLEQHDDVAVVLMDIMMPEMDGYATTTAIRRMPQFAGLPIIALTAKAMKGDREKAIESGASDYVTKPVDPDHLLAVMEQWMRGE
- a CDS encoding response regulator translates to MVQKAKILLVDDRPENLLALEAILSALDQTLVRASSGEEALKALLTDDFAVILLDVQMPGMDGFETAAHIKRRERTRDIPIIFLTAINHGPHHTFRGYAAGAVDYISKPFDPWVLRAKVSVFVELYMKNCQLREQAALLRLQLEGGDKAAAGEAKEPAGLLAELSARLAAVEEQAEALSKQLDDESADAAAVATAAHLERKLTGLRRALDALEPGTGSSSSVPSQN
- a CDS encoding DNA translocase FtsK; protein product: MASRPSAAKKQPAKKAASAKAPAKKAAAAKKAPAKKAPAKKAAAKKAAPPKPAPSPTGGIYRLVRAVWLGVAHAVGAVFRGIGQGAKNLDPAHRKDGVALLLLGLGLIVAAGTWSNLRGPVGDLVEIIVTGAFGRLDLLVPILLSVIAVRFIRHPEQPEANGRIVIGLSALVIGVLGQVHIACGSPARSDGMQAIRDAGGLIGWGAATPLKYTMGEVLAVPLLVLLTIFGLLVVTATPVNAIPQRLRLLGVKLGIVHDPAEDELDEDDERYDDQWREALPARPRRRGPAPEAYDPDSAEQEALTRRRGRPRRSAVPQPELNRPMDAVDVAAAAAAALDGAVLHGMPPSPVVADLTQGVSVGDRQETTPTPTPVPAPAARPKQEKLDTGVADLTKAAPEVPRELPARAEQLQLSGDITYALPSLDLLERGGPGKTRSAANDAIVASLTNVFTEFKVDARVTGFTRGPTVTRYEVELGPAVKVERITALAKNIAYAVASPDVRIISPIPGKSAVGIEIPNTDREMVNLGDVLRLAAAAEDDHPMLVALGKDVEGGYVMANMAKMPHVLVAGATGSGKSSCINCLITSVMMRATPEDVRMVLVDPKRVELTAYEGIPHLITPIITNPKRAAEALQWVVREMDLRYDDLAAYGYRHIDDFNEAVRNGKVTAPEGSERELQPYPYLLVIVDELADLMMVAPRDVEDSIVRITQLARAAGIHLVLATQRPSVDVVTGLIKANVPSRLAFATSSLADSRVILDQPGAEKLIGKGDGLFLPMGANKPTRMQGAFVTEEEVAVVVQHCKDQMAPVFRDDVTVGTKQKKEIDEDIGDDLDLLCQAAELVVSTQFGSTSMLQRKLRVGFAKAGRLMDLMESRGIVGPSEGSKARDVLVKPDELDGVLAVIRGES